TCAAGAGGGTCTTCAGTTGAGTGACCATCATCAGCAGGTTGCTCTTTTTCAGTAAACTCTGACTGCAGAGTTTTCTTTACAATAGGTGAAGATGGTTCAGCATCAGCCTCTGAAGTAATTTCAAGTTCTTCCGTTGTGGTTTCTACTTGAATTATATCTTCTTTTAGCAGAACTATTGGCTCTGGCTCTGGCTCTGGCTCTGGCTCTGGCTCTGGCTCTGGCTCTGGCTCTGGCTCTNNNNNNNNNNTGGCTCTGGCTCTGGCTCTGGCTCTGGCTCTGGCTCTGGCTCTGGCTCTGGCTCTGGCTCTATATCCAATCCGGTGAGTGAAAGCGGCTCAAGGTTCGTAACGAAATCTGTCTCGTCAATATCATCGGAGTATTCGTTGTCATCAAACTCTGAGTTTTGTTCAAATGCGTCTACAAATTCTAGTGGGTACGTGTACAAGCCAAGACGAGCAAGTGCTGCAAGGAGTTCGTCTTCAGATGCAGGTGATGGCAATGCTTCAGTATATCCAGACTCGCTGAGGAGTTCTGCACTTACTGGACTATTGGCGATAGCAATGGAAGGAACCTGAGAACAATCTAACTTTTTATCAATTTCAAGCAGTTCGGATAAGATAGTAATGGCATCTTCTGTAAGTTCTGTAGCGATAATAACCGCATCAGCAGTGAATTCTTCATATGTTGTAACGGCTTCATCAAAAGAACGAACCTCATGAATATCGAAGAGGTCTGAATCAAGGAGTTCAGGTATGGATTCAGAAGGTGCTGTGCGTGTCTCAATAATAATTAATTGCGGAAGTTCTTTCTTTTGCGTTTCATCGCTTAAGATTGGTGAAAATAGATCTGCATGAAACTGGGGAGCTACAGCGTGTGGTTTGTTCTTATCGAACTGTTCAAGACGCACGGTGAAAGACACAGTTGTCCCTACGTTAGGCTCGGAGTCGATGCAGAGAAAACCGTCCATTAAATGAACAAGTTCTGTTGTGACGCTTAGTCCGAGCCCAGCTCCGCAATATTTACCGGAATCTTGTTCCGGATCCTGACAGAATCGATCAAGAACATCATATTGGTTTTGAAGTGGAATACCGCGTCCTTGATCTTTTACTGTGAACAGTAGTTGCGCTGTGTACTCTGTAGAGTGAATACATGATACGGACACACTGATTTTTCCGGAGTCACTGAACCGAGCCGCGTTGCCAAGCAAGTTGAGCAAAATTTGGATAAGACGGCTGGGGTCTCCTATATATTGAATCGGTAGATTCGGTGAAATTTTCCACGAAAGGGTGAGACCTTTAGCATCGGTATGCGGAAGCATTATGTGATACGCATCTTTCAGCAGACTTTGTAGGTCAAAGCTTTGTTTTTTCAACGCTAAGCGATGTTGATCTGCTCTGTTGAGGTCGAGAAGGTCTTTGAGTTGTAATTGTAATACATGAGTTGCGGATTGCAGTGTACGAAGAGCGTGTTGACCTTCTTCAGGAATGTTTATGTTATTTAACTCTTCGCCCATGCTGGCAATTGTAACCAGCGGTGATTGCAAGTCGTGGCTGATCTTCTTAATAAGCTTTTCAGGTGTTACGTGGTTCCATGACTTGTCTGTTTTGATATGATCATAGGGTTGAAGTTCAGAACCGTGTAAAGCAACGGGAGTTAGAATCATCAGCCCCATAGCAACACCGGCAAACGGCATGAGCTGCAGTATGCCTGCAGTGTCAGCAGAGGCTGCAGGCAGTAAAGCTATTGCGCTGCCGAGCGCTGTAAGTAGGCAGCCTGCTGTAAAACGTTTTCCACCAGCAATCTTTTGTGCAATTGCGGCAATTCCTGGAATAGCTCCTAATGCCGCAAGAGCAGGCCACAGGAAAAGATAGTGGAGTGAGTTTGAAAACCCGGGAATAAGGGGAAAGATAGCAACAATTACCCCTAGTAAGGACAATCCCCATAGCTGAGCATCAATGGAACGAGGACATGCTGCATGATAAAAAAGATTACGTCCGATATGCGGGAGGATGATTAACGCAAGACCGGGAAGTAGGATTGTCCATGCTGTCGTAAATTCCAGTCCGCCTGTTGATGCTGGCAAGAAACCAAATGTATAGTATCCCGCTGTAAGTAAAGTATATACACAAAGCCAGAAGCAGCTTTCTGCTTTTGTAAAAACGGCAAGAAAGAAATTAAGCCCTGCAAGGCCAAGAGTCAGGCCAATAAGAAGCCATAAAAGAACCGCAGCGGAAACAGTAGGCATTGCCGTATTTTTCACTGTTATTTCAGGATAAAACCATATTCCTGGTTTACCTTCTATGCGCAGGAAATATTCAGCAAGTCCATTTTTTGAGGCGTCAGGAAGTGGCATATGGCAACGGGTAATAGGAAACGATTGCCAGCGTTGTTGAGTGGTTGCATGTTTGTAGAAAAGAGTTGTCGGGCGTCGTATTAAGCCGCCGAACTGCATGAAAGGAAAGAATCCATTCATGTGCCATCGTTCAATCTGTTCAGCAGGAATGGTGATGCGTAGCCACACTCGTTTAACAGAATGCGGAATCGGTGTTTTATCCAGTGGGGTAAATACGTTGCTAAACTGTGGGGCAGCTATTTGAGCTATTGAAGCTGTCGGTGTGTCTTCAAAAAAAATATCGTATTTCACTGATATTCTTTGAGCAGAGCTAAACGCCTTGCTCTGTGAGAACAGGCATAATGTAACTAAAATGCAACATGACACGAAGCAGAAAAGAAGTTTTCGAAAACGGAAGGAAAAAAAGTGCATATGGCTCACCGTTAAAGTAGTCAGAGTTGCGAGATAAGTGACCATAAAACGATGATGAATAAATGTCCATAATTCAAAAGAAAAACGCCGTCAGTGTTTACCGACGGCGAATTGCTTTAGCAATACATTATCTATGTGCGTCAATGAATTCTTTGAGCGGTTTTCCCTGAGGAGTTCGCGCTGATGGATTGGACTTAAGAAGTTCTTCCCATGCAGCTATCCCTTTTTCTTTTTGCTCAAGGTCATGAAGGTAAACAATGCCTTTATTGAAAAGAGCGTTTGGGTGGGTTGGAGCAAATTTAAGGGCGTTATCATAGCTTTCAATAGCTTTTTGGAATTGGCCTGTGCGACGGTACATCGTTCCAAGATCTGTCCAGATGTTAGGGAAGGATTCGTCGAGTTCAAGGCTTTTTATATATGCTTTAATCGCATGCTCAGGGCGGTTTGCATCGTAGTATGCATTACCAAGCTGTTGCCATGCACTAATATTATCAGGTTCATTGCGGGTCAGACGCTCAAGGTCGATGATTCTTGATGCTTGTGACTGTGAAACTTGAGGCTGTGTTGGCTGTGACTGTTGTATTGCTGTGCTCTGCTGTGCAGGAGGCTGAGCCGTGTAAATGACTGTAAGCAGGTTTCCAAGGAACACCCCAAGACAGAGGGCAAAGACAGTGCACATGATAGTCGTGCTCTTCTTTACGTACATACCTTTTTTAAACTCTTCTTGAAGGCG
The DNA window shown above is from Halodesulfovibrio marinisediminis DSM 17456 and carries:
- a CDS encoding MFS domain-containing histidine kinase; protein product: MKYDIFFEDTPTASIAQIAAPQFSNVFTPLDKTPIPHSVKRVWLRITIPAEQIERWHMNGFFPFMQFGGLIRRPTTLFYKHATTQQRWQSFPITRCHMPLPDASKNGLAEYFLRIEGKPGIWFYPEITVKNTAMPTVSAAVLLWLLIGLTLGLAGLNFFLAVFTKAESCFWLCVYTLLTAGYYTFGFLPASTGGLEFTTAWTILLPGLALIILPHIGRNLFYHAACPRSIDAQLWGLSLLGVIVAIFPLIPGFSNSLHYLFLWPALAALGAIPGIAAIAQKIAGGKRFTAGCLLTALGSAIALLPAASADTAGILQLMPFAGVAMGLMILTPVALHGSELQPYDHIKTDKSWNHVTPEKLIKKISHDLQSPLVTIASMGEELNNINIPEEGQHALRTLQSATHVLQLQLKDLLDLNRADQHRLALKKQSFDLQSLLKDAYHIMLPHTDAKGLTLSWKISPNLPIQYIGDPSRLIQILLNLLGNAARFSDSGKISVSVSCIHSTEYTAQLLFTVKDQGRGIPLQNQYDVLDRFCQDPEQDSGKYCGAGLGLSVTTELVHLMDGFLCIDSEPNVGTTVSFTVRLEQFDKNKPHAVAPQFHADLFSPILSDETQKKELPQLIIIETRTAPSESIPELLDSDLFDIHEVRSFDEAVTTYEEFTADAVIIATELTEDAITILSELLEIDKKLDCSQVPSIAIANSPVSAELLSESGYTEALPSPASEDELLAALARLGLYTYPLEFVDAFEQNSEFDDNEYSDDIDETDFVTNLEPLSLTGLDIEPEPEPEPEPEPEPEPEPEP
- a CDS encoding tetratricopeptide repeat protein is translated as MTKREAARLQEEFKKGMYVKKSTTIMCTVFALCLGVFLGNLLTVIYTAQPPAQQSTAIQQSQPTQPQVSQSQASRIIDLERLTRNEPDNISAWQQLGNAYYDANRPEHAIKAYIKSLELDESFPNIWTDLGTMYRRTGQFQKAIESYDNALKFAPTHPNALFNKGIVYLHDLEQKEKGIAAWEELLKSNPSARTPQGKPLKEFIDAHR